In the genome of Populus alba chromosome 11, ASM523922v2, whole genome shotgun sequence, one region contains:
- the LOC118031458 gene encoding S-locus-specific glycoprotein BS29-2-like, which yields MKLGCENLKTRGGLDRFLTSWRSADDPGIGRPTLRLGSTLVVPHTIIFLYPKAKTCNDKPAIPADQDSAMERLLVDHSGFVKAVKWHESDGQWKENWRAPRSKCDSYGWNPSDWLLRNGSGGSVRKRLESSSAVWVDMDMSHADCERECKRKCSCSAYASVDIPDKGTGCLTWYGELVDAVSI from the exons ATGAAACTTGGCTGTGAAAATCTGAAAACAAGAGGGGGTCTTGACCGGTTCCTGACATCGTGGAGATCAGCTGATGACCCTGGAATTGGAAGACCTACTCTCAGATTAGGGTCAACCCTAGTGGTTCCACACACAATAATCTTTCTCTACCCAAAGGCGAAAACGT GCAATGACAAACCTGCTATCCCTGCTGATCAGGATTCTGCTATGGAGAGACTACTGGTGGATCATTCAGGATTTGTTAAGGCAGTAAAATGGCATGAAAGCGATGGCCAGTGGAAGGAGAATTGGAGGGCACCACGGTCTAAATGCGACTCGTATGGATG GAATCCAAGTGATTGGTTGCTGAGAAATGGGTCTGGTGGTAGTGTCAGGAAGCGGTTAGAGTCTTCATCT GCAGTCTGGGTGGATATGGATATGAGTCATGCAGACTGTGAAAGAGAATGCAAGAGGAAATGTTCATGCTCTGCATACGCAAGTGTAGATATTCCAGACAAAGGCACTGGTTGTTTGACATGGTATGGGGAGTTAGTAGATGCAGTTTCGATATAA